The sequence GGGACACTTGGCAGAGAGCGCTGGAATTGACGAGTCACTTACGTGGAGTGAATGTGTCAAAAAACAAATAAATATTTTGGAACAGCATATTTTTTGCTATATATTACAAGTGAAAGGAAAGACAACTTTCAAAGAGGAGTTCGTTACTGCTGGTGGGGTGGCCCTAAAAGATGTCAATCCCGCTACTATGGAAAGCCGTTTGGTACCGAATTTGTTTTTTGCAGGAGAAGTTTTAGATATTGATGGAATTACAGGTGGTTTTAACTTTCAAGCTGCCTGGACCACAGGATATATTGCAGGACTATCAACACACAACTAACTATGATCAACACGATGCCTAACATGATTAGAAGTATGAATATCAACATGGACAAAGTCCATGAAATGTCGGAAGGGGATATGGAATTCCAAAAGGAACTGCTTCAGGCGATTGCTAGTTCTGTAGAAGAACTGAGGGATCGTTATGAAGAAGGAATTGAACAGCGAGATGAGGATCTACTGCATCAAGCCAGGCATAAAGTAAAGCCTACTGTTACCATTTTTGAATTGAGAAATCTCAGCCAAGTGCTAGAGGAAGGAAAACAAATTATCAGACATGATGAATTGGAGGAAAAGGTCAATTCGCATCATGAACAATTTCTAAAAGCTGTTGATGAATTGCTTCGTGAAATTAATGAAATGAACGAATGATAAATAATCAATTCTCATCAGGTATGTTTTTGATGCCATACCTTCACTTTTGATAATGCTTTTTAGTCTCTACTACTGATTTTTGGTTTGGCCTATCGCAAACCATGTGTTTGTACCAATAAGGTTTATTTTACACTACTCCCGTTTTTTCGTTATGAGTTTGTTTTACCCATTGAGAGAACAATAGGATAGGGGCTTCTGTATGGGCAATTTGGAAGCGAGATTTTAAGGGAAGATTCAGGATAATGGGCAGCTTTTCAGGAAGGATGTTGTTTACTTTGCGCCAGTCCTTTTTCTTTGTTGTTTAGAACCGTGTAAACTTCCCATGCCGTTAATTAAAAATTCGACTTATCTTGGCCCGCCCAGACTGTATTTCAATGGTCATTTTGAAACCATTTTGCCCAGTGTTTTCCGAAAAATCCAAGGGGTTACGTATCAGCGTGAGCGGATCGATACAGTAGATGGAGATTTTTTGGATTTGGATTGGAGTGAGGTGGGAAGTAAAAAGCTGCTTATCGTCTCCCACGGCCTGGAGGGAAATTCAGGGAGGCACTATGTCACGGGCTTGGTGAAATTATTTAACCAGCATCAGATAGATGTATTGGCTTGGAATAACCGTTCGTGTAGCGGTGAAATGAACCTGCGGCCCGTTCTTTACCACCATGGCGCATCTGATGACCTTAAGGCGGTAGTCGATCATGTGGTAAGCAATCGGGAATATGAAGGGATCTATTTGGCAGGCATAAGTATGGGAGGAGCACAAACCCTTAAATACCTGGGTGAGGAAGGGGCGATGTTGTCTTCTTCCATTAAAGGAGCAGCAGTGTACAGCACCCCTTGTAACCTTCCTGACAGCGCGGCTACGTTACGTTTGCCACGGAACGTTTTTTACAAAAATAAATTCTTGGCTAAGCTGAAAGTAAAAATGGCCGAGAAGGCGAAACAATTTCCAGGAATTATCGATGAAGAGTTGCTTCAAAAAGTAAAGGATTTTGATGTGTTTGATGATCATTTTACCGCCAAGTTGCATGGTTTTAAAGATGGCCAAGATTTTTACCATTCGGTCAGTCCAGACAATTGGATGCAGCAAATTACCATCCCCACGTTAATCGTCAATGCGCTGAACGATCCCTTGTTAATGGATCGTTGCTATCCAGTGCAATTGGCTTCTCAGCATGATCAGGTTTATTTGGAAATGCCCAAAAGAGGAGGGCACACGGGCTTTGCGGTCAGCGGACAGGAGTTTAGCTGGGTAGAGCGGCGTTTACTGCAGTTTTTGACGGTTCAGGATCCAGATTCTTAGGTAAAGTAAGGTGAAAATATAGGCAGGATGAACCTAGGGAACGTTAAATATTTTTCCAAAGTCCTGTCAGACCATACGTTATTCCTAGCGAAAAGTCAGTATCCGAGGTGCTGCCCGAAACCTTTTGGGGTTTTGATAGTTTAGGCTATGAAATAGTTTTTAGCATGCTCCAAAAAGCTTATATTTAAATCTAATGTAAGATAAGGGCTGTTTTTGCCCTGGGTATGGAAAGGCCGAGTAGTTTGACTAAGTATTAAATACGGAAAATATGCGTTATCTTTTTTATAATGTTACCATTATCTTGGTGGTTTTGGTAGCCATTTTGACCTATTATTATGAACAATGGATTTGGGCTTTTGTGGTGATAGGTCCGTTGGCGATTATTGGGATTTATAATCGCTTTCAGAAGCGTCATACTATTCTAAGGAACTTTCCGATTCTGGGCTATTTCCGGTATTTTTTTGAGATGATTTCTCCGGAGATTCAGCAGTATTTTATTGAGCGGAGTACCGATGGCAAACCGTTCAGTAGAAACCACCGGGCCTTGGCTTACAGGAGGGCCAAAAACGTAAACGACACCCATCCTTTTGGGACGCAACTTGAGATTTCTGGAGAGAGTTATGAGGCCATTCGCCATTCTATTTACGCCACCCCGCCGGTAAGTGAAATTCCACGGGTGATCGTGGGCAGTAAAGCCTGTAAAAAGCCTTACAGTGCTTCTATATTGAACGTATCTGCAATGAGCTTCGGCTCTTTGAGCAAAAATGCGATCATGGCCCTAAATCGAGGAGCTAAGAAAGGGCATTTCTATCATAATACAGGAGAAGGAGGGCTGTCACCTTACCACTTGGAAGGAGGAGGAGACTTGGTATGGCAGATAGGAACGGGCTACTTCGGCTGTCGTA comes from Echinicola vietnamensis DSM 17526 and encodes:
- a CDS encoding YheT family hydrolase is translated as MPLIKNSTYLGPPRLYFNGHFETILPSVFRKIQGVTYQRERIDTVDGDFLDLDWSEVGSKKLLIVSHGLEGNSGRHYVTGLVKLFNQHQIDVLAWNNRSCSGEMNLRPVLYHHGASDDLKAVVDHVVSNREYEGIYLAGISMGGAQTLKYLGEEGAMLSSSIKGAAVYSTPCNLPDSAATLRLPRNVFYKNKFLAKLKVKMAEKAKQFPGIIDEELLQKVKDFDVFDDHFTAKLHGFKDGQDFYHSVSPDNWMQQITIPTLIVNALNDPLLMDRCYPVQLASQHDQVYLEMPKRGGHTGFAVSGQEFSWVERRLLQFLTVQDPDS